A stretch of DNA from Pirellulales bacterium:
GGGTTGACGAAAAGCTTGATCGAAAGCCTCGTCGAGCTAAGGCAGAGTAGCTGCACCGTACCCGACTAACCCACTCGTCGAACGTCTGGTCAGGCTACGGCATGTCTGTCGGAACAAGCAGCAGCGATTGACGGCGTCCACCGCCGCGCATCCAGCGAAGCTGAAGCAGGACAGAGATCCAAGCAACGGTTCACGAAGTGCCCTTAAATAAGTTCGGCGAATTGCCGCAGGGTCGTCACCGTCTGGGGCAAGCCTTGGCGCGCCAGTGCCGCTAGGTATTCGTCTACAGTCAGCGGCGGGTTTTTCAGACTTTCTCGCTGACGCTTGGCGGCAGCGCATACTATTTGAGGAGCCAGGTCCAATAGGTGCATGATGAATTCGTCGGGGTGTTGGGCCTCGATTCCATACTTGCTCAACTCCGCCGAGGGAAAATCCGCGAGATTGGCCGTTACGATGACATCGGCCCCAGCGCGGATCGCCGCAGCAAAAACATGCCGGTCGTCGGCGTCGGGAAGCTGGAGCGCGGGAATCAGTGCCTCGTAGTCCGTCACCAAGCAATCTCGCACATGCGCGTTCATCAAGTCGCGGATGTTCTCGACCTGGGCCTGGGTGATG
This window harbors:
- a CDS encoding PIN domain-containing protein, which encodes MGHFTVVFDACVLYPAPLRSFLMYLALTDLFRAKWTDAIHEEWMRNVRKDYPDITQAQVENIRDLMNAHVRDCLVTDYEALIPALQLPDADDRHVFAAAIRAGADVIVTANLADFPSAELSKYGIEAQHPDEFIMHLLDLAPQIVCAAAKRQRESLKNPPLTVDEYLAALARQGLPQTVTTLRQFAELI